The following coding sequences lie in one Bacteroidota bacterium genomic window:
- a CDS encoding AtpZ/AtpI family protein, giving the protein MAAQMAAIIVGGVLGGIYLDKWLVLGFPLFTLVLTLLSVFLAMYYFIKDVIKK; this is encoded by the coding sequence ATGGCGGCCCAAATGGCCGCCATTATTGTTGGTGGAGTATTGGGAGGTATTTATTTAGATAAATGGCTCGTGCTTGGATTTCCCCTTTTTACACTTGTACTTACATTGCTTTCCGTTTTCTTGGCCATGTATTATTTTATCAAGGACGTCATTAAAAAATAA
- a CDS encoding polymer-forming cytoskeletal protein — translation MAKNNISEGQSVNLIGAGTTIEGDITTNGDMRIDGSLTGSINVKGKLVIGASGMVEGEIICQNADISGTIKGKIGVAELLALKASSKLSGDIITNKIAIEPGATFTGTCSMGGVIKDIKGERTEQTKLAEKTA, via the coding sequence ATGGCAAAAAATAACATTTCAGAAGGCCAATCGGTAAATTTAATCGGTGCAGGTACTACTATTGAAGGAGATATTACCACAAATGGAGATATGCGTATTGATGGGTCATTAACAGGATCTATTAATGTGAAAGGGAAGTTGGTTATTGGAGCTTCCGGAATGGTAGAAGGGGAGATTATTTGCCAGAATGCTGACATTTCCGGAACCATAAAAGGGAAAATTGGGGTGGCGGAGTTATTGGCGCTGAAAGCTTCTTCGAAGTTAAGTGGGGATATTATCACCAACAAAATAGCCATTGAACCGGGGGCAACATTTACCGGCACCTGCAGTATGGGTGGAGTAATTAAAGATATAAAAGGTGAACGAACAGAACAAACCAAACTTGCCGAAAAAACAGCTTAA
- a CDS encoding aldehyde dehydrogenase family protein — MSETLTKQSFGIEAVLKELGIKENNYGASTGLKHTSTKGKKIDSYSPVDGKLIGCVNAATAEDYTNVMKAADEAFKTWRLMPAPKRGEIVRQMGDQLRKYKEPLGKLVSYEMGKSLQEGLGEVQEMIDICDFAVGLSRQLYGLTMHSERPMHRMYEQWHPFGVVGIISAFNFPVAVWSWNAALAWVCGDVCIWKPSSKTPLCAIACQNIIADVLKKNNVPEGVSCLVIGNESGDLINNDKRIPLVSFTGSTRIGRHVSKTVAERFGNTILELGGNNAIIISEHSDLSMVLVGSVFGAVGTAGQRCTSTRRLIIHESVYDKTIAVLKNAYGQLKIGNPLDSNNHVGPLIDQNATKDYLNAIEKAKQEGGKMIVDGGVLTGEGYESGCYVKPCIIEAKNEYHIVQEETFAPILYVMKYTTIEEAIAMQNGVPQGLSSSIFTNNMREMELFLSHAGSDCGIANVNIGTSGAEIGGAFGGEKETGGGRESGSDAWKAYMRRQTNTINYGTSLPLAQGINFNI; from the coding sequence ATGTCGGAAACATTAACAAAACAATCTTTTGGAATAGAAGCTGTTCTGAAAGAATTAGGTATCAAAGAAAATAATTACGGTGCATCTACCGGATTAAAACATACTTCCACAAAAGGAAAAAAAATCGATTCGTATTCTCCGGTTGACGGAAAATTAATTGGTTGTGTAAATGCTGCTACAGCAGAAGATTATACCAACGTGATGAAGGCTGCTGATGAGGCTTTCAAAACATGGCGATTAATGCCTGCACCAAAACGTGGAGAAATTGTTCGTCAAATGGGCGACCAATTGCGTAAATACAAAGAACCTCTTGGAAAATTGGTTTCCTACGAAATGGGAAAGAGCTTGCAAGAAGGATTAGGTGAAGTTCAAGAGATGATTGATATCTGTGATTTCGCAGTTGGATTATCTCGTCAACTATACGGATTAACGATGCACAGTGAACGCCCAATGCACCGCATGTACGAGCAATGGCATCCGTTTGGTGTTGTAGGAATTATTTCTGCATTTAATTTCCCTGTTGCTGTATGGAGCTGGAATGCTGCGTTGGCATGGGTATGTGGAGATGTTTGTATTTGGAAACCAAGTTCGAAAACTCCTTTGTGTGCAATTGCTTGTCAGAATATCATTGCAGACGTTTTAAAGAAAAACAATGTTCCGGAAGGAGTAAGCTGTTTAGTAATTGGAAACGAATCCGGTGATTTAATCAACAACGATAAACGTATCCCATTGGTTTCTTTTACGGGTTCTACACGTATTGGACGACACGTATCAAAAACCGTAGCAGAACGTTTTGGAAATACCATTTTAGAATTGGGTGGAAACAATGCAATTATTATTTCTGAACATTCTGATTTAAGCATGGTGTTGGTAGGTTCGGTGTTTGGTGCTGTAGGAACAGCCGGACAACGTTGTACATCTACGCGCAGATTAATCATCCACGAAAGTGTTTACGATAAAACCATTGCTGTTTTGAAAAATGCATACGGCCAATTAAAAATTGGAAATCCATTGGATTCAAACAATCACGTTGGTCCGTTGATTGATCAAAATGCAACCAAAGATTATTTGAATGCGATTGAAAAAGCAAAACAAGAAGGCGGAAAAATGATTGTGGATGGTGGTGTATTAACAGGAGAAGGATATGAAAGTGGCTGTTATGTGAAACCATGCATCATTGAAGCAAAAAACGAATATCACATTGTTCAAGAAGAAACTTTTGCTCCTATTTTATATGTGATGAAATACACAACCATTGAAGAGGCAATTGCAATGCAAAATGGCGTTCCTCAAGGTTTATCATCATCTATCTTCACCAACAACATGCGTGAAATGGAACTGTTCTTATCACATGCAGGTTCAGATTGCGGAATTGCAAACGTAAACATTGGAACTTCCGGAGCGGAGATTGGTGGTGCATTTGGTGGAGAAAAAGAAACCGGTGGCGGTCGTGAATCCGGTTCAGATGCTTGGAAAGCTTATATGCGCAGACAAACAAATACGATTAACTACGGAACAAGTTTGCCGTTGGCACAAGGAATTAATTTTAATATTTAG
- the atpH gene encoding ATP synthase F1 subunit delta, with the protein MQGTRVASRYAKSFIDLTMEQGVFEQAYGDMKTISDLCHSNHDFVVFLKSPIVKTDKKQAVLKEIFAGKLNKVTDTYIQLITAKKREIYLAEIANEFVNQYKEKKKILTAVVTTANGIDDATRKKVMEIVKGVSSSEVVLEEKIDQNLIGGFIIRVGDKQVDASIAKK; encoded by the coding sequence ATGCAAGGAACAAGAGTAGCATCGCGATACGCAAAATCATTCATCGACTTAACGATGGAACAAGGCGTATTTGAGCAAGCGTATGGTGATATGAAAACAATCAGTGATTTGTGTCATTCTAATCACGATTTTGTAGTATTCCTAAAAAGCCCAATTGTTAAAACGGATAAAAAACAAGCTGTTTTAAAGGAAATATTTGCCGGCAAACTAAATAAAGTTACCGATACCTACATTCAATTAATTACTGCTAAAAAAAGAGAGATCTATTTGGCAGAGATTGCAAATGAATTTGTGAATCAATACAAAGAGAAGAAGAAAATTCTTACTGCAGTTGTTACAACAGCAAATGGAATTGATGATGCAACACGCAAAAAAGTAATGGAAATTGTGAAAGGTGTGAGCTCGAGTGAAGTGGTATTGGAAGAAAAAATTGATCAAAATTTAATTGGTGGATTTATTATCCGCGTAGGCGACAAGCAAGTGGATGCAAGTATTGCGAAAAAATAA
- a CDS encoding M23 family metallopeptidase, producing MSEQKENKKKFLQRLRHRYRLVVMNDDTFEENFSLRLTPLGLVILLGSVTIVMVMLVTSLIAFTPLREYIPGYADVGMRRELINLTMRSDSLEQALIEQNLFNENLAHVLRGDLKTDTTQNQPDKSKEYEKLKLSASQKEAQLKSSIESQDKYSLAYGAESSKSGISNFFFFTPIKGVVSDQFKSKERHYGVDIVGPENEPIKATLDGTVILATWSSETGYTITVQHTNNLISVYKHNSVLLKKVGDYVKAGEAIAIIGNSGEQTTGPHLHFELWYNGSAIDPQGYMVF from the coding sequence ATGAGCGAACAAAAGGAAAATAAGAAGAAATTTTTGCAACGATTGCGTCATCGCTACCGATTGGTGGTGATGAATGACGATACGTTTGAAGAAAATTTCTCGCTTCGCTTAACTCCATTGGGGTTAGTAATTTTGCTCGGCTCTGTTACCATTGTGATGGTGATGTTGGTAACCTCATTAATCGCTTTTACACCTTTGCGCGAATACATCCCCGGTTATGCGGATGTGGGTATGCGAAGAGAATTGATTAATCTGACCATGCGTTCCGATTCATTGGAGCAAGCACTTATTGAACAAAATTTATTCAACGAAAATCTGGCCCATGTGCTTCGTGGAGACCTCAAAACAGATACTACTCAAAATCAACCGGACAAAAGCAAAGAATACGAAAAACTGAAATTATCGGCTTCACAAAAGGAAGCACAATTAAAGTCTTCTATTGAGTCGCAAGACAAGTACAGTTTAGCCTACGGAGCAGAAAGCAGTAAAAGTGGGATTAGTAATTTCTTCTTTTTTACCCCCATTAAAGGGGTTGTCTCTGATCAATTTAAAAGCAAAGAGCGCCATTACGGAGTAGATATTGTTGGCCCGGAAAACGAACCCATCAAAGCAACGTTAGACGGAACAGTTATTCTCGCAACCTGGTCGTCAGAAACCGGCTATACAATTACTGTTCAACATACAAACAATCTTATATCCGTCTACAAACACAATTCGGTATTATTAAAAAAAGTAGGCGATTATGTTAAGGCGGGTGAAGCAATTGCCATTATTGGTAATTCGGGCGAACAAACAACCGGTCCGCATTTGCATTTTGAATTGTGGTACAATGGAAGCGCGATTGATCCGCAAGGATACATGGTTTTTTGA
- the atpB gene encoding F0F1 ATP synthase subunit A, protein MANKINTSKHFLLITAMLFSSFASFAYEPIDKDQTVHAAATEAHPAESHEKSTFDAGKMILEHVADSHDWHMWGEHEHAVSIPLPIIIYSDKGLDIFSSSNFHHGHAAYQGKYNYRLHEGSVVVFDELTQSVDKDATAKLTDLSITKNVASMFVTMLLMLWVFLSVAKAYKRNPGKAPKGLQSFIEPLIMFVRDDVAKPSIGEKRYEKFMPFLLTVFFFIMFSNYLGLVPFFPGGVNLTGSISIAMVLAGFTLLITFFIANKHYWRHVFAMPGVPIPVLIILTPIEILGVFLRPFVLMIRLFANITAGHIIALAFFSLIFIFGEMNAGLGFGVSLFSLVFTVFMGFLELLVAFLQAYVFTLLSAIYFGAAIDEGHDVHNHVDDHATAH, encoded by the coding sequence ATGGCTAATAAAATCAATACATCCAAGCATTTTTTACTTATAACAGCAATGCTTTTTAGTTCGTTTGCATCATTTGCTTACGAACCAATCGATAAAGACCAGACGGTACATGCAGCTGCAACTGAAGCTCACCCTGCTGAATCGCATGAAAAAAGCACCTTTGATGCCGGGAAAATGATTTTAGAGCACGTTGCCGATTCACACGATTGGCATATGTGGGGCGAACACGAACACGCTGTCTCTATTCCGTTACCAATTATTATTTATTCAGACAAAGGGTTAGATATCTTTTCTTCTTCTAATTTTCACCACGGTCACGCTGCTTATCAAGGGAAATACAATTACCGCTTACACGAAGGAAGTGTTGTGGTATTTGACGAGTTAACCCAAAGCGTTGATAAAGATGCAACAGCAAAATTGACAGATTTGTCAATTACCAAAAATGTAGCATCGATGTTTGTTACCATGCTATTGATGTTATGGGTTTTTCTTTCGGTTGCAAAAGCTTACAAAAGAAATCCGGGCAAAGCACCAAAAGGATTACAATCGTTTATCGAGCCGTTGATTATGTTTGTGCGTGATGATGTTGCGAAACCAAGTATTGGTGAAAAACGTTATGAAAAATTTATGCCTTTCTTATTGACGGTTTTCTTTTTCATTATGTTCAGCAACTATTTAGGTTTGGTTCCTTTCTTCCCGGGAGGCGTTAACTTAACAGGAAGTATTTCCATTGCAATGGTATTGGCTGGATTTACATTATTGATCACCTTCTTTATTGCTAACAAACATTACTGGCGTCACGTATTTGCAATGCCGGGTGTTCCAATTCCGGTATTAATTATCCTTACTCCTATTGAAATTTTAGGTGTGTTTTTACGTCCGTTCGTATTGATGATCCGATTGTTCGCAAACATTACGGCTGGTCACATCATTGCATTGGCGTTCTTTAGTTTGATTTTCATTTTTGGTGAAATGAATGCCGGTTTAGGATTTGGCGTTTCGCTTTTCTCATTAGTATTTACAGTATTTATGGGCTTCTTAGAATTGTTAGTTGCCTTTTTACAAGCATACGTTTTCACTTTGTTGTCAGCGATTTATTTTGGTGCAGCCATTGATGAAGGACATGATGTTCACAATCATGTGGATGACCATGCGACTGCACATTAA
- a CDS encoding F0F1 ATP synthase subunit B produces MELVKPSIGLIFWMVVSFSIILFLLRKFAWKPILGMIKERELSIENALAAAENAKAEMKALQSNNEKILADARSERDQLLKDAREIREKMIADAKGIAAKEGERLLTIARENIQNEKMAAITELKNQVATLSIEIAEKILKSELSSDEKQKTLVNTLLKDVNLN; encoded by the coding sequence ATGGAATTAGTAAAACCCTCGATTGGCTTAATTTTTTGGATGGTGGTATCCTTTTCAATCATTCTTTTCTTATTAAGAAAGTTTGCTTGGAAACCAATTCTTGGAATGATTAAAGAGCGCGAGCTTTCAATAGAAAATGCATTGGCAGCAGCTGAAAATGCAAAAGCAGAAATGAAAGCATTGCAATCAAACAACGAGAAAATTTTAGCAGATGCACGTTCAGAACGCGATCAATTATTAAAAGATGCGCGCGAAATCAGAGAGAAAATGATTGCGGATGCAAAAGGAATTGCAGCAAAAGAAGGAGAACGTTTGTTAACCATTGCTCGTGAAAACATTCAAAACGAAAAGATGGCTGCCATCACTGAATTGAAAAATCAAGTGGCAACCTTATCGATTGAAATCGCAGAAAAGATTTTGAAATCAGAATTATCATCTGACGAAAAACAAAAAACGTTGGTAAATACTTTATTGAAGGACGTTAACTTAAATTAG
- a CDS encoding tetratricopeptide repeat protein — protein sequence MQKFTYRMKTKRNYFLKVSLFVCLLLVLNGCKTNKNTFMHRGWHNMTARFNGYYYSNENIKETVKKIEKANKDDFSKIIPLFIYTNNTSAKSYFSDCDKTIKKSSLVIQRHTITEKKSKKEIPNACKWIDNNYVLIGKAHFYKRDLFSALEAFEYVARIYPNPEAKYTGMLWMMRTNNEIGSYSLTEASLDEIRNATDFPTDKSFQRELALVTADYHIKREDYSASIKHLTKAIALTRKKATKARYTYVLAQVYEKLQDNKKASYYYSLVPGLHPSYDMAFNAQINRAKLYDISSGGSKVIKKQLNKMLRDDKNIEFQDQIYYALADIAQKENDIPLALTYLGKSIKASTSNNTQKALSYLKRADIYFEKPDYKNAQANYDSTMTVLPKDYVDYVVIDEKKKSLTALVTNLNIITLEDSLQRLGKMSDKERERTIENMISKMEEEEKAKEEARLLALTNASNNTPPVNEVASSGSAWQFYNPTTMSFGATSFRKKWGDRKLEDNWRRSDKDQVIANAVNEDGVTDISDSAQTLNGGTSLASKSKTKNKKDKNYYLKNIPLTLEAFEKSNIRIVDAYYNVGSIYKEQLMNSQKSVESFEELLQRYPENKYKLTTYYQLYRIYLSMNNQPKADYYKNLLLKDYPDSDYATIIKNPSYAADIAASKSQVEKFYTETYQLYGSGNYLQAYENCKKADSLYSKSNLIPKFSFLKALCIGRTQDITAFENALTSVIIQYPKDPVKEKAQEMLDMIKKQKNPAVATSSDSTKTTPPVKSVKFAFNEDGEYYCLIIVENGKGDINKFKTKLSDFNTELYSTADISISSLFLDITHQMVNIKAFDGKEKAMDYFTAMNARKDLTSDLVEGTYQVFVISADNYTIFYKDKNIVEYEQFFSQNFK from the coding sequence ATGCAGAAATTTACATACAGAATGAAAACGAAACGTAATTATTTTTTAAAAGTAAGTTTGTTTGTTTGTTTGCTACTCGTTTTAAACGGTTGTAAAACAAATAAAAACACCTTTATGCACCGCGGTTGGCATAACATGACTGCGCGTTTTAATGGCTATTATTACTCAAACGAAAACATTAAAGAAACAGTTAAAAAGATTGAGAAAGCCAACAAAGACGACTTTTCTAAAATCATTCCGCTGTTTATTTATACCAACAATACTTCCGCAAAATCCTATTTTAGTGATTGTGATAAAACAATAAAAAAATCATCCTTGGTGATTCAGCGTCACACCATCACCGAAAAAAAATCAAAAAAAGAAATTCCGAATGCCTGTAAATGGATTGACAATAATTATGTGTTAATCGGGAAGGCTCACTTTTACAAACGCGATTTGTTTTCAGCTTTAGAAGCGTTTGAATATGTTGCCAGAATCTATCCCAATCCGGAAGCAAAGTATACCGGAATGCTTTGGATGATGCGCACCAACAATGAAATTGGAAGTTATTCGCTCACAGAAGCGAGTTTGGATGAGATACGAAATGCAACCGATTTCCCAACTGACAAATCGTTTCAAAGGGAATTGGCATTGGTAACAGCCGATTATCATATTAAACGAGAAGACTATAGTGCATCTATTAAACACCTTACAAAAGCGATTGCGCTTACACGTAAAAAAGCAACAAAGGCTCGTTATACTTACGTTTTAGCCCAAGTGTATGAAAAGTTGCAAGACAATAAAAAGGCGTCCTATTATTATTCGTTGGTTCCCGGACTTCATCCTTCTTATGACATGGCATTTAATGCACAAATCAACCGTGCGAAATTATATGATATCTCTTCCGGTGGAAGCAAGGTGATTAAAAAGCAATTGAACAAAATGTTGCGCGATGATAAGAACATCGAATTTCAAGATCAGATTTATTATGCATTAGCAGACATTGCTCAAAAGGAGAACGACATTCCATTAGCTCTTACTTACCTTGGAAAGTCTATAAAAGCGAGTACCAGCAACAATACACAAAAGGCATTGTCGTATTTAAAACGTGCAGATATTTATTTTGAGAAGCCGGATTATAAAAATGCACAAGCGAATTATGATAGCACAATGACTGTGCTTCCAAAGGATTATGTGGATTATGTTGTGATCGATGAAAAGAAAAAAAGTTTGACAGCATTGGTGACCAACTTAAACATCATTACACTCGAAGATAGTTTACAACGTTTAGGAAAAATGAGTGATAAGGAACGTGAGCGCACCATCGAAAATATGATTTCGAAAATGGAGGAGGAAGAAAAAGCAAAGGAGGAAGCACGATTACTTGCGCTGACCAATGCGTCTAACAATACTCCTCCTGTGAATGAAGTTGCGTCTTCCGGATCGGCATGGCAGTTTTATAATCCTACCACCATGAGTTTTGGGGCAACCTCCTTTAGAAAAAAATGGGGTGATCGTAAGTTGGAAGACAACTGGAGAAGAAGTGATAAAGACCAGGTAATTGCAAATGCTGTAAATGAAGATGGAGTAACGGATATTAGTGATTCAGCCCAAACATTAAATGGAGGAACATCCTTAGCATCGAAGTCGAAAACAAAAAACAAAAAGGATAAAAATTATTATCTAAAAAATATTCCACTTACTCTGGAAGCATTCGAAAAATCGAACATTCGAATTGTGGATGCTTATTATAATGTAGGTTCCATTTATAAGGAGCAGTTGATGAACAGTCAGAAATCGGTGGAGTCGTTTGAGGAATTGTTGCAACGCTATCCTGAAAACAAATACAAACTAACCACCTACTATCAGCTATATCGAATTTATCTTTCGATGAACAATCAGCCGAAAGCAGACTATTATAAAAATCTTCTCCTTAAAGATTATCCGGATTCGGATTATGCAACCATTATTAAAAACCCGAGCTATGCGGCTGATATCGCTGCAAGCAAAAGTCAAGTAGAAAAGTTTTACACCGAAACCTATCAGCTATATGGTTCCGGAAACTATTTGCAGGCCTATGAAAATTGTAAAAAGGCAGACTCGCTTTATTCTAAAAGTAATTTAATACCCAAATTCAGCTTTTTAAAAGCATTATGTATTGGACGCACGCAAGACATCACGGCTTTTGAAAACGCGTTAACAAGTGTGATTATTCAATATCCGAAAGATCCTGTAAAAGAAAAGGCACAGGAAATGTTGGACATGATTAAAAAGCAAAAAAATCCTGCTGTCGCAACAAGTTCTGATTCAACAAAAACAACGCCTCCTGTTAAAAGTGTAAAATTTGCTTTTAATGAAGATGGTGAATATTATTGTTTAATTATTGTTGAGAATGGAAAAGGAGACATCAATAAGTTTAAAACCAAGCTTTCGGATTTTAATACGGAGTTATATAGCACGGCCGACATTTCCATTTCCAGTTTATTTTTAGATATCACTCACCAAATGGTAAATATCAAAGCGTTTGATGGGAAAGAAAAGGCAATGGATTATTTCACAGCAATGAACGCTCGGAAAGACTTAACATCGGATTTGGTTGAAGGAACCTACCAGGTTTTTGTTATTTCGGCAGACAATTACACCATATTTTATAAGGACAAAAACATTGTAGAATATGAACAGTTTTTTAGTCAAAATTTCAAATAA
- a CDS encoding 1-deoxy-D-xylulose-5-phosphate reductoisomerase has translation MSDKKNIAILGSTGSIGTQALDVIRANKEAFTVEVLTGNGNADLLIQQAIEFDPNTVVIADESKYQYVKQALSAHDIKVFAGNKAIAEVVQMDSIDMVLAAIVGYAGLESTLSAIKAGKQIALANKETLVVAGDIVTALAKEKGVNLYPVDSEHSAIFQCLAGEFHNPIEKIYLTASGGPFRGKDTTFLKSVKKEQALKHPNWEMGAKITIDSASLMNKGLEVIEAKWLFGLKPEQIDVIVHPQSIVHSLVQFTDGSMKAQMGLPDMKLPIQYAMGYPDRIKSDFPRFDFLTYPQLTFEPADTKTFRNLALAFEAMHKGGNAPCVLNAANEIAVAAFLKDKIGFLQMSDVVEKCLQTVAHIAKPSYEDYVETDKETRRISEKMI, from the coding sequence TTGTCAGATAAAAAAAACATAGCAATACTTGGAAGTACCGGTTCTATTGGAACACAGGCGCTTGATGTGATTCGTGCGAACAAAGAAGCATTTACTGTTGAGGTGTTAACCGGCAATGGAAATGCCGATTTGCTCATCCAACAAGCCATCGAATTTGACCCCAACACAGTTGTAATTGCGGATGAAAGCAAATACCAATACGTTAAACAAGCGTTGTCGGCTCACGATATTAAAGTTTTTGCCGGAAACAAAGCCATTGCAGAGGTGGTGCAAATGGACAGCATTGACATGGTATTGGCGGCCATTGTTGGTTATGCAGGCTTGGAATCTACTCTTTCTGCAATCAAAGCCGGTAAACAAATTGCCTTGGCAAACAAAGAAACACTGGTTGTTGCTGGAGACATTGTAACGGCACTCGCAAAAGAAAAAGGCGTGAATCTTTATCCGGTGGATTCTGAACACTCCGCTATCTTTCAATGCTTAGCCGGTGAATTTCACAACCCGATTGAAAAAATATATTTAACCGCTTCTGGTGGACCGTTTAGAGGAAAAGACACGACATTTTTAAAGTCCGTAAAAAAAGAACAAGCACTCAAACATCCCAACTGGGAAATGGGTGCAAAAATCACCATCGACTCGGCATCCCTAATGAACAAGGGGCTTGAAGTGATTGAAGCAAAATGGTTGTTCGGCTTAAAACCCGAACAAATTGATGTGATTGTTCATCCACAAAGCATCGTCCACTCGCTTGTTCAATTTACCGATGGGAGTATGAAAGCACAAATGGGCCTCCCCGACATGAAGCTCCCAATACAATATGCAATGGGATATCCCGATAGAATTAAATCGGATTTTCCACGTTTTGATTTTTTAACATATCCGCAACTTACATTTGAACCAGCCGATACAAAAACATTTCGTAATCTTGCACTTGCGTTTGAAGCGATGCACAAAGGTGGAAACGCCCCTTGTGTATTAAATGCCGCAAACGAAATTGCTGTTGCAGCATTTTTAAAAGACAAAATTGGTTTTTTACAAATGAGTGATGTGGTAGAAAAGTGCTTGCAAACTGTTGCCCATATTGCCAAACCAAGTTATGAAGATTATGTGGAGACCGATAAGGAAACAAGAAGAATTTCAGAAAAGATGATTTAG
- the rseP gene encoding RIP metalloprotease RseP, with product MLVQVAQFILSLSILIVLHELGHFIPARIFKTRVEKFYLFFDPYFSLFKVKKGDTEYGIGWLPLGGYVKISGMIDESMDKEQMKLPPQDWEFRSKPAWQRLIIMVGGVTVNVILGVLIYAMVLFAWGEEYLPTENVKYGIACDSLALKMGLKDGDKILAVGNKPVESFSRITGEIVLGQVKTIQVERDGQKMDINVTDDNISEMIKRNKSPLIAPRIPCFIDSLIPGLPAEKMHLKKGDQIVAINNKPTPFYNDVTSIIKSNVYTVANIEVLRGSDTVLIRTPINGDGQIGFYPTPINKFLTLDTINYTFFEAFPAGIAKAKKTFVDYIKQFSVIFTVKDAHKQLGGFGTIASAYSKEWDWENFWGFTAFLSIALAIMNILPIPALDGGHVMFLLYEVITRRKPNEKFMEYAQYVGMFLLLALLLYANGNDIYRAIFG from the coding sequence ATGTTAGTACAAGTAGCACAATTTATTTTAAGTCTTTCTATCCTAATCGTATTACACGAGTTGGGACATTTTATTCCTGCTCGTATTTTTAAAACTCGCGTTGAGAAATTTTATTTATTCTTTGACCCTTACTTTTCTCTTTTCAAAGTTAAAAAAGGAGATACAGAATATGGTATCGGCTGGTTGCCATTAGGTGGATACGTAAAAATATCCGGAATGATTGATGAGTCGATGGACAAAGAGCAAATGAAATTACCTCCGCAAGACTGGGAATTCCGATCAAAACCGGCTTGGCAGCGTTTAATTATTATGGTAGGCGGTGTAACCGTGAATGTAATATTAGGCGTGTTAATTTATGCAATGGTGCTGTTTGCATGGGGCGAAGAATATCTTCCAACAGAAAATGTAAAATATGGAATTGCTTGTGATTCACTCGCATTAAAAATGGGATTGAAAGATGGAGATAAAATCTTGGCCGTTGGAAACAAGCCCGTAGAAAGCTTTTCAAGAATTACAGGTGAAATTGTATTGGGGCAAGTTAAAACCATTCAAGTAGAACGCGATGGCCAGAAAATGGACATCAATGTTACGGACGACAACATCAGCGAAATGATTAAGCGCAATAAAAGTCCATTAATTGCACCACGCATTCCATGTTTTATTGATTCTCTTATACCGGGACTTCCTGCCGAAAAAATGCATCTTAAAAAAGGAGATCAAATTGTTGCAATCAATAATAAACCTACTCCTTTCTATAATGATGTAACGAGTATCATAAAATCAAATGTTTATACTGTTGCAAACATTGAAGTGTTGCGAGGTTCCGATACTGTATTAATTCGTACGCCTATAAATGGTGATGGACAAATCGGATTTTATCCTACACCCATCAATAAATTTTTAACACTTGATACGATCAACTACACCTTTTTTGAAGCGTTCCCAGCAGGTATAGCGAAAGCAAAAAAGACATTTGTTGATTACATCAAACAGTTTTCTGTGATTTTTACTGTAAAAGACGCACACAAACAATTGGGCGGATTTGGTACCATTGCCTCTGCATATAGCAAAGAATGGGACTGGGAAAACTTCTGGGGATTCACTGCTTTCTTAAGTATTGCACTTGCTATCATGAACATTTTACCAATACCGGCATTGGATGGCGGACATGTGATGTTCTTATTGTACGAAGTGATTACACGCAGAAAACCGAATGAAAAATTTATGGAATATGCACAATATGTAGGTATGTTTTTGTTGCTGGCATTGTTGTTGTATGCAAATGGAAACGATATCTATCGCGCAATTTTCGGATAA
- the atpE gene encoding ATP synthase F0 subunit C: protein MLSSVLLQEAATVSTTYGIAALGAGMAAIGAGLGIGRIGGSALESIARQPEAINDIRSNMILAAALVEGAAFFAMVIGLLVVLIK, encoded by the coding sequence ATGTTATCATCAGTATTATTACAAGAAGCTGCAACAGTAAGTACTACTTACGGAATTGCTGCTTTAGGCGCTGGAATGGCTGCAATTGGAGCAGGTCTTGGTATCGGTCGTATTGGCGGATCAGCACTTGAGTCAATCGCTCGTCAACCGGAAGCGATCAACGACATTCGTTCGAACATGATTCTTGCAGCGGCACTTGTTGAAGGTGCAGCGTTCTTTGCAATGGTTATCGGACTATTGGTAGTTTTGATCAAGTAA